A genomic window from Streptomyces mirabilis includes:
- a CDS encoding DUF881 domain-containing protein — translation MSNSADSPGTGSSPAVTRRFRPVRVLTVAVFALAGLIFFTSFNTAKGTNIRTDASLLKLSDLIQERSHKNASLDESNGVLRDQVDTLAGRENGGSKADTAKLAALEKNTGTQKLKGKAVTVTLNDAPPNATAKLPGYPEPQPDYLVIHQQDLQAVVNALWLGGAQGIKVMDQRLISTSAVRCVGNTLILQGRVYSPPYKITAIGDPQKLQKALADSPAIQNYMVYVNVYGLGWKVEENGTVTLPGYSGTVDLHYAKPVE, via the coding sequence TTGAGCAATTCTGCCGACTCCCCCGGGACGGGTTCCAGTCCTGCCGTTACGCGTCGTTTCCGGCCCGTACGTGTACTCACCGTCGCCGTCTTCGCGCTCGCCGGGCTGATTTTCTTCACCAGCTTCAACACGGCCAAGGGCACCAATATCCGCACGGACGCGTCGTTGCTGAAGCTCTCCGACCTCATTCAGGAGCGCAGCCACAAGAACGCGTCGCTGGACGAGTCCAACGGCGTCCTGCGTGACCAGGTCGACACGCTCGCCGGGCGGGAGAACGGCGGCAGCAAGGCCGACACCGCCAAGCTCGCCGCACTGGAGAAGAACACCGGCACCCAGAAGCTCAAGGGCAAGGCCGTCACGGTGACCCTCAACGACGCGCCGCCGAACGCCACGGCCAAGCTGCCCGGCTACCCCGAGCCGCAGCCCGATTACCTGGTCATCCACCAGCAGGACCTGCAGGCCGTGGTGAACGCCCTGTGGCTGGGTGGCGCCCAGGGCATCAAGGTGATGGACCAGCGGCTGATCTCCACCAGCGCGGTGCGCTGTGTCGGCAACACCCTGATCCTCCAGGGCCGGGTCTACTCGCCCCCGTACAAGATCACCGCGATCGGTGACCCCCAGAAGCTCCAGAAGGCCCTCGCTGACTCTCCGGCGATCCAGAACTACATGGTGTACGTCAACGTCTACGGGCTCGGCTGGAAAGTCGAGGAGAACGGGACGGTGACTCTTCCCGGCTACTCGGGCACAGTGGATCTCCACTACGCAAAACCTGTGGAGTAG
- a CDS encoding class E sortase — translation MRVLVRTVSELCITIGTLIVLFVVYVLFWTGVKADSEMNHQIDQLQKQWSKGSVAQQSKAPTTTPATGDPKTPTARTTESPKAPGPYAYGKPFAVMYIPRLGFTWNKPVLEGTGTSVLQKGLGHYRGTAQLGQEGNFAVAGHRRTYGDPFKDFPQLRRGDAVVLTDGTTWFTYRIDKGPYKTVPTDVEVIDPVPRKSGYTAPGRYLTLTTCDPEWGHSHRLIVWAHLDSTQPVEAGKPQALRR, via the coding sequence GTGCGAGTGCTCGTCCGGACAGTGAGCGAACTGTGCATCACCATCGGCACGCTCATTGTGCTCTTCGTGGTCTACGTCCTGTTCTGGACGGGCGTGAAGGCCGACAGCGAGATGAACCACCAGATCGACCAGCTCCAGAAGCAGTGGTCGAAGGGATCGGTCGCGCAGCAGTCGAAGGCGCCTACGACCACCCCGGCAACCGGGGACCCGAAGACGCCGACGGCGAGAACGACCGAGAGCCCGAAGGCCCCGGGCCCCTACGCCTACGGCAAGCCCTTCGCAGTGATGTACATCCCCCGCCTTGGTTTCACGTGGAACAAGCCCGTACTCGAAGGCACCGGCACGAGCGTCCTGCAGAAGGGGCTCGGGCATTACCGGGGGACGGCCCAGCTCGGGCAGGAGGGGAACTTCGCCGTCGCGGGGCACCGGCGCACGTATGGCGACCCGTTCAAGGACTTTCCCCAGCTGCGCAGGGGGGACGCGGTGGTGCTGACCGACGGGACGACCTGGTTCACGTATCGGATCGACAAAGGCCCTTACAAAACAGTGCCCACGGACGTTGAGGTGATCGATCCTGTGCCACGTAAGTCCGGGTACACGGCTCCGGGCCGCTATCTCACGCTGACCACGTGCGATCCGGAGTGGGGACACAGCCACCGGCTGATCGTCTGGGCCCACCTGGATTCCACGCAGCCCGTGGAGGCCGGGAAACCTCAGGCGCTACGCCGTTAG
- a CDS encoding aminodeoxychorismate/anthranilate synthase component II, which produces MSARILVVDNYDSFVFNLVQYLYQLGAECEVLRNDEVSTAHAQDGFDGVLLSPGPGAPEQAGVCVDMVRHCADTGVPVFGVCLGMQSMQVAYGGVVDRAPELLHGKTSLVEHEGRGVFAGLPSPFTATRYHSLAAEPETVPAELEVTARTHDGIIMGLRHRELPVEGVQFHPESVLTEHGHRMLANWLVECGDQGAVARSVGLAPVVGRATA; this is translated from the coding sequence GTGAGCGCGCGGATTCTCGTCGTCGACAATTACGACAGCTTCGTCTTCAACCTGGTCCAGTACCTGTACCAGCTCGGCGCCGAGTGCGAGGTGCTGCGCAACGACGAGGTCTCGACCGCGCACGCCCAGGACGGATTCGACGGCGTACTGCTGTCACCCGGCCCCGGCGCTCCCGAGCAGGCCGGCGTCTGCGTCGACATGGTCCGCCACTGCGCGGACACGGGTGTCCCCGTCTTCGGCGTCTGCCTCGGCATGCAGTCGATGCAGGTGGCGTACGGCGGTGTCGTGGACCGGGCGCCCGAGCTGCTGCACGGCAAGACGTCGTTGGTGGAGCACGAGGGCAGAGGTGTCTTCGCCGGACTGCCGTCCCCCTTCACCGCGACCCGCTACCACTCGCTGGCCGCCGAGCCGGAGACCGTGCCGGCCGAGCTGGAGGTCACCGCCCGTACCCACGACGGGATCATCATGGGGCTGCGTCACCGTGAACTCCCGGTCGAGGGTGTGCAGTTCCATCCCGAGTCGGTGCTGACCGAGCACGGTCACCGGATGCTCGCCAACTGGCTGGTGGAGTGCGGCGACCAGGGTGCCGTGGCGAGGTCGGTGGGGCTCGCCCCGGTGGTGGGCAGGGCCACGGCGTGA
- a CDS encoding class E sortase translates to MTALRPERESGAAYGGTGDDGSPYRQQPYGGPGAFEAAVEQLADPLTDPLPGSRAAARPGGRRAAPLPADVPPAAVSGGGLGQEWSGQGQHQYAVDGPEGYARNWQGAPGGAQDPAPAYGAPLTRPMPLYAEPVGAAPKLDDETVALRASEVSEARRRAEQLAGRATNEGMPAPGGRAARRKAARRHGRHGGAQEPQEPLGAQESVESAEKAAQAPLSRVQARRAARARKPGAAVLVSRMIGEVFITTGVLMLLFVTYQLWWSNVRAHQQAGSAAHHLQEDWASGKRSPGTFEPGQGFAILHIPKLDVVAPIAEGTSKTKVLDRGMVGHYGEGALKTAMPDAKTGNFGLAGHRNTHGEPFRYINRLKPGDSIVVETQDDYFVYKMTSILPVTSPSNTKVLDPIPQGSGFTAPGRYITLTTCTPEFTSTYRMIVWGKMVEERPRSKGKPDALLG, encoded by the coding sequence GTGACCGCCCTGCGCCCCGAGCGCGAGTCCGGTGCCGCCTACGGCGGCACCGGAGACGACGGGTCCCCGTACCGGCAGCAGCCGTACGGGGGACCCGGCGCGTTCGAGGCCGCGGTCGAGCAGCTCGCGGATCCGCTCACCGATCCGCTGCCGGGCTCCAGGGCCGCCGCGCGGCCCGGCGGGCGGCGCGCCGCCCCGCTGCCGGCCGACGTACCGCCCGCCGCCGTGTCGGGGGGCGGGCTCGGGCAGGAGTGGTCCGGGCAGGGACAGCACCAGTACGCGGTGGACGGCCCCGAGGGCTACGCGCGGAACTGGCAGGGGGCGCCGGGGGGTGCCCAGGATCCTGCTCCCGCCTACGGCGCACCGCTCACCAGACCCATGCCCCTGTACGCCGAACCGGTCGGCGCGGCTCCGAAGCTGGACGACGAGACCGTGGCGCTGCGGGCCTCGGAGGTCTCCGAGGCGCGGCGCAGGGCCGAGCAGTTGGCGGGGCGGGCCACGAACGAGGGGATGCCCGCTCCCGGGGGCCGTGCGGCGCGGCGCAAGGCGGCGCGACGCCACGGACGCCACGGAGGGGCTCAGGAGCCCCAGGAGCCCCTGGGTGCCCAGGAGTCGGTGGAGTCGGCGGAGAAGGCCGCTCAGGCGCCCCTGAGCCGTGTTCAGGCCCGGAGGGCGGCGCGCGCGCGGAAGCCCGGTGCGGCCGTCCTCGTCAGCCGGATGATCGGCGAGGTGTTCATCACCACCGGCGTCCTGATGCTGCTGTTCGTGACCTACCAGTTGTGGTGGTCGAACGTGCGGGCGCACCAGCAGGCGGGCAGTGCCGCGCACCACCTCCAGGAGGACTGGGCGAGCGGCAAGCGGAGTCCGGGGACGTTCGAGCCGGGACAGGGTTTCGCCATCCTGCACATCCCGAAGCTGGACGTGGTCGCTCCGATCGCCGAGGGCACCAGCAAGACGAAGGTCCTCGACCGCGGAATGGTGGGTCACTACGGCGAGGGAGCCCTGAAGACGGCGATGCCGGACGCCAAGACCGGCAACTTCGGTCTCGCGGGGCACCGCAACACGCACGGCGAACCGTTCCGCTACATCAACCGGCTCAAGCCCGGTGACTCCATCGTGGTCGAGACCCAGGACGACTACTTCGTCTACAAGATGACGTCGATCCTGCCGGTGACGTCCCCGTCGAACACGAAGGTGCTGGACCCGATCCCCCAGGGGTCCGGTTTCACGGCACCGGGCCGCTACATCACACTGACCACCTGCACGCCGGAATTCACCAGCACCTACCGCATGATCGTGTGGGGCAAGATGGTCGAGGAACGCCCGCGCAGCAAGGGCAAGCCGGACGCGCTCCTCGGATAG
- a CDS encoding class E sortase, which translates to MAARTDHDERAEAEADAETAAPKRRGASRIAMAVSILGELLITAGLVLGLFVVYSLWWTNVVADRKADKQGDKVRDNWAQDKGGPGALDTKDGIGFLHVPSMKNGEVLVEKGTSTKVLNDGVAGYYIDPVKATLPMTDKTGNFTLAAHRDGHGAKFHNIDKIKKGDPIVFETKDDWYVYKVFSILPETSKYNVKVLQSVPKQSGRTKPGHFITLTTCTPVYTSEYRYIVWGELERVQKVDSARTPPKELG; encoded by the coding sequence GTGGCAGCGAGGACCGACCACGACGAGCGCGCCGAGGCCGAGGCCGACGCCGAAACGGCCGCTCCGAAGCGTCGTGGAGCGAGCCGGATCGCGATGGCGGTCAGCATCCTGGGTGAACTCCTCATCACCGCGGGCCTGGTGCTCGGCCTGTTCGTCGTCTACTCGCTGTGGTGGACGAACGTCGTCGCGGACCGCAAGGCCGACAAGCAGGGTGACAAGGTCCGCGACAACTGGGCCCAGGACAAGGGCGGCCCGGGTGCGCTGGACACCAAGGACGGCATCGGCTTCCTGCACGTTCCGTCCATGAAGAACGGCGAGGTGCTGGTCGAGAAGGGCACCTCCACGAAGGTCCTCAACGACGGCGTCGCCGGCTACTACATCGACCCCGTCAAGGCGACACTGCCGATGACCGACAAGACGGGCAACTTCACGCTCGCCGCCCACCGCGACGGCCACGGCGCCAAGTTCCACAACATCGACAAGATAAAGAAGGGCGACCCGATCGTCTTCGAGACCAAGGACGACTGGTACGTCTACAAGGTCTTCTCGATCCTCCCGGAGACCTCGAAGTACAACGTCAAGGTCCTCCAGTCGGTCCCGAAGCAGTCGGGCAGGACGAAGCCGGGCCACTTCATCACCCTGACGACCTGCACACCGGTCTACACGTCGGAGTACCGCTACATCGTGTGGGGTGAGCTGGAACGCGTGCAGAAGGTGGACAGCGCGCGCACGCCGCCGAAGGAACTGGGCTGA